ATCGGAAATGGGCCAGGAGCCTGACGCAACCTTTATAGCTGCGCCAGATGCCACAGTTACCCGAAATTCACACAGGTGGAGTTTTGGATTCGGATATGGTGGAAAAGTCTCTTGGGGTTCCGGTACAGACGACCTGATAATTCTGGACGCAATGCCCAACGCCTGTGGCATGATGATTGGAGGTCTAGATGAATTGCCAGGAGTGGCTGATCTTGTGGACAGAGTCGACGCCACATTTGCCCGGGAAACCACAATCGATGGAATTGAGATTGATTGGGATTTCGCAGTTGGTAACCACTTCGTAGATGTCTTTAGATTCGAGAATTCTCATCACAGATTCCCTTTCGAATATACTTTCATCATTCACGGTTCAGTTCCGGAACTGAAGGGTGATAATCCCACACAATGGGGGTTTGGTCTCTATTATCATCGGAGTGCTGAGCTGAGGAAGATTGCAAGAACAATCACTACACCCTTTGGTGATGTCCATGTTCTTACAGACGAGGCGGCTGGTGATTACTTGGAATTCCTACGATTTGCTGAAGAGCTGGCAAAGAAGAAACGGTTGAAAGCAGCCGAGCTGCTATTTAAGGATTTCAAACCCATTTCTAATCCTCTTCACCAAGGACTCCTCAACATGAATGAGATGGTGCTAGGCTGTCAGAGTATACCCGAGAATGGAGAGAATGTGTTCCCCATCGCCCTTAGGGCTGATCAACCCGCCTATCTAGTGGAGGGGAAACGAAATTTGGAGGATTCAACGATAGACCGCCTGAACTTCAGGGAGCGGGCTGAGGAATACGGGGTTCTTGGCAGATTAAGAAATCTGAATATCATTCCTCATGGCGGGGGATATACCTTCCCCGACTTGGTGAAAGTGAAGCGAGTGCTGAAGGCCAATGATCAAAGAAGGTATTTCGTTACCGAGATAGCTAACACCAAAGAGGGGAAGAAAATCTTGGCATCTGCAAGAGAACTTGCATTCACATATAGAGGAGAAGAAGTTGTGAAGCGTGCACTGGAGCTGAAGCTCTGTTCCGTTGTTGGTAAGATGCGTCCTGAAATTGTTCTTAAAATATCCTGATTATCTATCTTGATAATCTTTGTACTAGATAGCTGTGCCCGTGCATACCCTCTTTCAATGAGTAAACGTTTTAGGTTAGTCAATGTGTCCCGAGAATAGGCTAAGGGGCTTGTCTCCAATGAGCGATGAATTTGATGTGATTGTTGTTGGCGCCGGAATTCTCGGCGTTACCTCGGCATACTACTTACAGAAGAGTAATCCAGACAAGGACATACTGCTGCTTGATAAGATGCCCGCCGCAGGTCAGGCCAATACGGCTATGAGCGCTGCTGCTGTTAGGAATATGTTCTCGTCAAATACCAATCAACTTCTTACAGACACTTCGGTGAAGTTCATTGATTATATTCAGAATGAGATTGGTTATGATATCACCTTTGAGAAAGTTGGCTATCTCTGGCTTATGAGTAAGGAGCAAATTGACCATCCAAGTGTCAGAAGATGGATTGAACGAATGCGTGGTGCTGATATCCATTGCCGTGTGCATAAGAAGGACGAACTTAAGGATAAGATACCTGCGCTCAATGTTGACTTTGAAGATGACGAAGAAGCCGAGCTCATGAATTTGGAAGAAGTTGAATACGGCTTGTTCGGCGGTGATTGCGGAGTTCTGGATCCTACCAGCCTGGTTGAATTCTACTTGGATCAATTCAAAGATATTAGTAACGTGTCCCCTCGTTTCGGTGTGAATGTTGAACGTCTTCTACTCGAAGCGGTGCCTTCGTTAGATTTGCCTGGCGAACCCCTGGTATGGCAGAATAAGAAGGTCAATGGAGTTGTTACTGACAGTACCACACTCCGCGCAGATACCGTTGTTGTGGCCACTGGGGCATGGTCAAATCAACTACTGGACCCTGTAGGCATAGATAGCCAAACCAAGGCAAAGAAACGGCAGATGTTCGTCGTTCATTCTGAGGATAATGAAGACCTTCGGTCGCTTCTCTTCACCGAAGGGTTCAATGACATGGGAGTTCTGCCCTTCACCATCCTGCCTTCTGCAGGTGTCTATTTCAGGCCGCAAGTCCAAGAAGAGGGCTTCTGGATCGGATGCGGTGACAAGTTGGGACGGCCATACCATTACGTCCAACCAAAGACCGAGCTTGCAGCCGAACAGGCCTACTACGAGAATAGCGTTTATCCTGTTTTGAGCAAATACTTCCCCGTGTTTGCGAATTCCAGACCCGTGAACAGCTGGGCTGGTGCGTACAATTACAGTCCTGATCGCATACCCTATGTCTACAAGAAACTTGGAGTCCTTGTAGTTAATGGGGCGAGCGGGAGCGGTATTATGAAAGCAGATGCAATGGGACGCATATGCGATGCTTTGTACAGAGGTGAAAAGGAGGCACAGCTGTATGGGGATAAGAGCATACCTTCTGATGCCTTGCGAATCGATGATCGGAAGGTAGAAACCGAGAATGTAATTATATGATAAAGCCTGACCCCCGATTAGGTAAGTAGAAAAAGGCTCACGTATAGTTTGTTAACATGTCAACGGGAAACGAAACCCAAGAACATGGTCCCCCTCAGGAAGGCCAAACCGCACCGGATTTTGTCCTTCCATCAACAACATCTCAGGAAGTGCATCTTCTTGAATATCGGGGCCAATGCGTAGTTCTAGTTTTCTTTCCGCAGACATTTACTAATTTCTCAACTATGCAAATCCGCCAGATTATTCAGTTCCATGTAGCATTGCAGACTCTGGGTGCCGTGGTCCTAGGAATCAGCGTCGAGCCGCTTGAAGCTTTGCGCACATTTGCTGATCAAGAAGAAATACCCTTTCCGCTGTTGAGCGACTTTGAAAGAGAGGTAGCAAAGGCGTACGGTGTTTTTGAAGAAGAACTTGATGGGTTCAGACATGTTGCAAAACCAAGTGTGTTTGTTTTGAACAAGAAACAACGGATTTTGTATCGCTGGGTGTCAGATGACTTGACCAAGCTACCTGATTTCGACCAGATACTTGGCGTTATCCAGGGATTGAAACCAAACGAAGATATTTGTTAACCGAATACTCCTTGTGCTAAAGAGATGAAAATAGCCTGAACCAAGAGATATAATGTAACAAGTCCGATTC
The genomic region above belongs to Candidatus Thorarchaeota archaeon and contains:
- a CDS encoding redoxin domain-containing protein, with protein sequence MSTGNETQEHGPPQEGQTAPDFVLPSTTSQEVHLLEYRGQCVVLVFFPQTFTNFSTMQIRQIIQFHVALQTLGAVVLGISVEPLEALRTFADQEEIPFPLLSDFEREVAKAYGVFEEELDGFRHVAKPSVFVLNKKQRILYRWVSDDLTKLPDFDQILGVIQGLKPNEDIC
- a CDS encoding FAD-binding oxidoreductase → MSDEFDVIVVGAGILGVTSAYYLQKSNPDKDILLLDKMPAAGQANTAMSAAAVRNMFSSNTNQLLTDTSVKFIDYIQNEIGYDITFEKVGYLWLMSKEQIDHPSVRRWIERMRGADIHCRVHKKDELKDKIPALNVDFEDDEEAELMNLEEVEYGLFGGDCGVLDPTSLVEFYLDQFKDISNVSPRFGVNVERLLLEAVPSLDLPGEPLVWQNKKVNGVVTDSTTLRADTVVVATGAWSNQLLDPVGIDSQTKAKKRQMFVVHSEDNEDLRSLLFTEGFNDMGVLPFTILPSAGVYFRPQVQEEGFWIGCGDKLGRPYHYVQPKTELAAEQAYYENSVYPVLSKYFPVFANSRPVNSWAGAYNYSPDRIPYVYKKLGVLVVNGASGSGIMKADAMGRICDALYRGEKEAQLYGDKSIPSDALRIDDRKVETENVII